From the Peromyscus leucopus breed LL Stock chromosome 8b, UCI_PerLeu_2.1, whole genome shotgun sequence genome, one window contains:
- the Serpinf2 gene encoding alpha-2-antiplasmin isoform X2: MARLWGLLVLSLSCLQSPCSMFSPVSTTDLLGQQPMSEQAQQKLPPLALLKLGNQDLGGHATLERSPGVCKSPPTAEETRRLSQAMMAFTADLFSLVAQTSTSSNLVLSPLSVALALSHLALGARNQTLQSLHRALHVNTGSCLPHLLSHLCRNLSPGTIRLAARIYLQKGFPIKEDFLEQSERLFGAKPVKLAGNQEEDLANINQWVKEATEGKIEDFLSELPDNTVLLLLNAIHFHGFWRTQFDPSLTQKDSFHLDEQFTVPVDMMQAQSYPLRWFLLEQPEIQVAHFPFKNNMSFVVMMPTHFEWNVSQVLANLTLDTLYHPSLREKPTKVRLPKLHLKQQLDLVATLGQLGLQELFQGPDLRGISDQSLVVSSVQHQSTMELSEAGVEAAAATSTAMNRMSVSSFAVNRPFLFFIMEDALGMPLFVGSVRNPNPSAQPQPQEQQDSPDNRVFRHEKADFPGDKTFGPDLKLAPPLDDDYPQFSTPK, encoded by the exons ATGGCGCGACTCTGGGGGCTCCTGGTGCTCAGCTTGTCCTGTCTGCAAAGCCCCTGCTCCATG TTCTCCCCCGTGAGCACCACGGATCTCCTGGGCCAGCAG CCAATGAGCGAGCAGGCCCAGCAGAAGCTGCCTCCACTTGCTCTCCTCAAGTTGGGCAACCAG GATCTTGGTGGCCACGCTACCCTGGAGAGGTCCCCGGGAGTCTGCAAGAGTCCCCCAACTGCAGAGGAGACTCGCAGGCTGTCTCAGGCCATGATGGCTTTTACTGCTGACCTGTTCTCCTTGGTGGCCCAGACATCCACCAGCTCCAACCTCGTCCTGTCACCGCTGAGTGTGGCCCTGGCACTCTCTCACCTGGCACTAG GTGCTCGGAACCAAACGCTGCAGAGCTTGCACCGAGCGTTGCACGTGAACACAGGATCCTGCCTTCcccatctgctgagccatctctgccgGAACCTAAGCCCCGGGACAATCCGACTGGCTGCCAGAATATACCTGCAGAAGG GGTTTCCCATCAAAGAGGATTTCCTGGAGCAGTCGGAACGGCTCTTTGGTGCAAAGCCTGTGAAACTGGCTGGAAACCAGGAGGAAGACCTGGCGAACATCAACCAATGGGTGAAGGAGGCCACGGAGGGGAAGATTGAGGATTTCCTCTCTGAGCTGCCAGATAACACCGTGTTGCTTCTCCTCAATGCCATCCACTTTCATG GTTTCTGGAGGACCCAATTTGACCCAAGCCTCACCCAGAAAGACTCCTTCCACCTGGACGAGCAGTTCACAGTGCCCGTGGACATGATGCAGGCACAGTCGTACCCTCTGCGCTGGTTCCTGCTGGAGCAACCTGAGATACAG GTGGCTCATTTCCCCTTTAAGAACAACATGAGCTTTGTGGTCATGATGCCCACTCATTTTGAATGGAACGTGTCTCAGGTACTGGCCAACCTGACCTTGGACACTTTGTATCATCCCTCACTGAGGGAGAAGCCCACCAAGGTGCGGCTGCCAAAACTTCATTTGAAGCAGCAGCTGGACCTGGTAGCCACCCTCGGCCAGCTAG GCCTGCAGGAATTGTTCCAGGGCCCAGACCTGCGTGGGATCTCTGACCAGAGTCTGGTGGTGTCTAGTGTACAGCATCAGTCTACCATGGAACTCAGTGAGGCGGGCGTGGAGGCAGCCGCAGCCACGAGCACAGCCATGAACCGAATGTCTGTCTCCTCCTTTGCTGTGAACCgacccttcctcttcttcatcatgGAGGACGCCTTAGGCATGCCCCTCTTTGTGGGCAGCGTGAGGAACCCCAACCCGAGTgcacagccccagccccaggaacaGCAAGATTCCCCCGACAACCGGGTCTTCCGGCATGAAAAAGCTGACTTTCCCGGAGACAAGACCTTTGGTCCTGATTTGAAACTTGCACCCCCCTTGGATGATGATTACCCCCAGTTTAGCACCCCCAAGTGA
- the Serpinf2 gene encoding alpha-2-antiplasmin isoform X1, producing the protein MNDRIMARLWGLLVLSLSCLQSPCSMFSPVSTTDLLGQQPMSEQAQQKLPPLALLKLGNQDLGGHATLERSPGVCKSPPTAEETRRLSQAMMAFTADLFSLVAQTSTSSNLVLSPLSVALALSHLALGARNQTLQSLHRALHVNTGSCLPHLLSHLCRNLSPGTIRLAARIYLQKGFPIKEDFLEQSERLFGAKPVKLAGNQEEDLANINQWVKEATEGKIEDFLSELPDNTVLLLLNAIHFHGFWRTQFDPSLTQKDSFHLDEQFTVPVDMMQAQSYPLRWFLLEQPEIQVAHFPFKNNMSFVVMMPTHFEWNVSQVLANLTLDTLYHPSLREKPTKVRLPKLHLKQQLDLVATLGQLGLQELFQGPDLRGISDQSLVVSSVQHQSTMELSEAGVEAAAATSTAMNRMSVSSFAVNRPFLFFIMEDALGMPLFVGSVRNPNPSAQPQPQEQQDSPDNRVFRHEKADFPGDKTFGPDLKLAPPLDDDYPQFSTPK; encoded by the exons ATGAACGACAG GATCATGGCGCGACTCTGGGGGCTCCTGGTGCTCAGCTTGTCCTGTCTGCAAAGCCCCTGCTCCATG TTCTCCCCCGTGAGCACCACGGATCTCCTGGGCCAGCAG CCAATGAGCGAGCAGGCCCAGCAGAAGCTGCCTCCACTTGCTCTCCTCAAGTTGGGCAACCAG GATCTTGGTGGCCACGCTACCCTGGAGAGGTCCCCGGGAGTCTGCAAGAGTCCCCCAACTGCAGAGGAGACTCGCAGGCTGTCTCAGGCCATGATGGCTTTTACTGCTGACCTGTTCTCCTTGGTGGCCCAGACATCCACCAGCTCCAACCTCGTCCTGTCACCGCTGAGTGTGGCCCTGGCACTCTCTCACCTGGCACTAG GTGCTCGGAACCAAACGCTGCAGAGCTTGCACCGAGCGTTGCACGTGAACACAGGATCCTGCCTTCcccatctgctgagccatctctgccgGAACCTAAGCCCCGGGACAATCCGACTGGCTGCCAGAATATACCTGCAGAAGG GGTTTCCCATCAAAGAGGATTTCCTGGAGCAGTCGGAACGGCTCTTTGGTGCAAAGCCTGTGAAACTGGCTGGAAACCAGGAGGAAGACCTGGCGAACATCAACCAATGGGTGAAGGAGGCCACGGAGGGGAAGATTGAGGATTTCCTCTCTGAGCTGCCAGATAACACCGTGTTGCTTCTCCTCAATGCCATCCACTTTCATG GTTTCTGGAGGACCCAATTTGACCCAAGCCTCACCCAGAAAGACTCCTTCCACCTGGACGAGCAGTTCACAGTGCCCGTGGACATGATGCAGGCACAGTCGTACCCTCTGCGCTGGTTCCTGCTGGAGCAACCTGAGATACAG GTGGCTCATTTCCCCTTTAAGAACAACATGAGCTTTGTGGTCATGATGCCCACTCATTTTGAATGGAACGTGTCTCAGGTACTGGCCAACCTGACCTTGGACACTTTGTATCATCCCTCACTGAGGGAGAAGCCCACCAAGGTGCGGCTGCCAAAACTTCATTTGAAGCAGCAGCTGGACCTGGTAGCCACCCTCGGCCAGCTAG GCCTGCAGGAATTGTTCCAGGGCCCAGACCTGCGTGGGATCTCTGACCAGAGTCTGGTGGTGTCTAGTGTACAGCATCAGTCTACCATGGAACTCAGTGAGGCGGGCGTGGAGGCAGCCGCAGCCACGAGCACAGCCATGAACCGAATGTCTGTCTCCTCCTTTGCTGTGAACCgacccttcctcttcttcatcatgGAGGACGCCTTAGGCATGCCCCTCTTTGTGGGCAGCGTGAGGAACCCCAACCCGAGTgcacagccccagccccaggaacaGCAAGATTCCCCCGACAACCGGGTCTTCCGGCATGAAAAAGCTGACTTTCCCGGAGACAAGACCTTTGGTCCTGATTTGAAACTTGCACCCCCCTTGGATGATGATTACCCCCAGTTTAGCACCCCCAAGTGA